From Streptobacillus felis, one genomic window encodes:
- the asnS gene encoding asparagine--tRNA ligase, translating into MELRDLQLNIEEHLGKNVKLEGWVKKIRAQKNFGFIEFNDGTYFQGIQLVFDDNLVNFEEISKLSIYSSISVEGKVVKSEGKGQNYEIKIENISVFNKADISNPLQNKRHGMDFLRTIAHLRPRTNTFNAVFRVRSLLAYAIHKFFMERNFVYVQTPIFTGTDAEGAGEMFQVTTLDLNNIPKTEENKIDYKEDFFGKPSFLTVTGQLHVEAFASAFHNTYTFGPTFRAEESYTTRHAAEFWMIEPEIAFANLETNMDIAESMIKYIIKYVMDNAPLEMEFFNTWIEKGIIDKLNNIVNNEFGRVTYTEAIEILKNSKEEFTIPVEWGMDLKTEHERYLAENVFKKPVFVTDYPKDIKAFYMKLNPDNKTVRAMDLLAPGIGEIVGGSQREDDYDKLVNVMQKKGLNIDDYSWYLDLRKFGSFPHSGYGLGFERMLMYITGIANIRDVLAFPRTAKSLEY; encoded by the coding sequence ATGGAATTAAGAGATTTACAATTAAATATAGAAGAACATTTAGGTAAAAATGTTAAATTAGAGGGATGGGTTAAAAAAATAAGAGCACAAAAAAACTTTGGATTTATAGAATTTAATGATGGAACATACTTTCAAGGTATACAGCTTGTATTTGATGATAATTTAGTAAACTTTGAAGAAATATCAAAGTTATCAATTTATTCATCTATTTCAGTTGAAGGGAAAGTTGTAAAATCAGAAGGAAAAGGTCAAAATTATGAGATAAAAATAGAGAATATATCAGTATTTAATAAAGCGGATATTTCTAATCCTTTACAAAATAAAAGACATGGTATGGATTTTTTAAGAACTATTGCTCATTTAAGACCGAGAACTAATACTTTTAATGCAGTATTTAGAGTTAGATCATTATTAGCGTATGCAATTCATAAATTTTTTATGGAAAGAAATTTCGTTTACGTACAAACACCTATATTTACAGGAACTGATGCAGAGGGTGCTGGTGAAATGTTCCAAGTTACAACTTTAGATTTAAATAATATTCCAAAAACTGAAGAAAATAAAATTGACTATAAAGAAGATTTCTTCGGTAAACCAAGTTTTTTAACTGTTACTGGTCAATTACATGTTGAAGCATTTGCATCAGCATTTCATAATACATATACATTTGGTCCAACATTTAGAGCTGAAGAGTCATATACTACAAGACATGCTGCAGAATTTTGGATGATAGAACCTGAAATTGCATTTGCTAATTTAGAAACAAATATGGATATAGCTGAGTCTATGATTAAATATATTATTAAATATGTTATGGATAATGCGCCACTAGAAATGGAATTCTTTAATACATGGATAGAGAAAGGTATTATAGATAAGTTAAATAATATTGTAAATAATGAATTTGGACGTGTTACATATACTGAAGCTATAGAAATACTTAAAAACTCTAAAGAAGAATTTACCATTCCTGTTGAATGGGGAATGGATTTAAAAACTGAACATGAAAGATATTTAGCTGAAAATGTATTCAAAAAACCAGTTTTTGTTACAGATTATCCTAAAGACATTAAGGCATTCTACATGAAGTTAAATCCTGATAATAAGACTGTTAGAGCTATGGATTTATTAGCTCCTGGTATAGGTGAAATTGTTGGAGGAAGTCAAAGGGAAGATGATTATGATAAACTTGTTAATGTAATGCAAAAAAAAGGGTTAAATATTGATGATTATTCTTGGTATTTAGACTTAAGAAAATTTGGTTCTTTCCCACACTCAGGTTATGGTTTAGGTTTTGAAAGAATGTTAATGTATATTACTGGTATTGCAAATATTAGAGACGTACTTGCATTCCCTAGAACTGCAAAAAGCTTAGAATATTAA
- a CDS encoding tetratricopeptide repeat protein, translating to MKKILLAFLMFPLFLRGDFLEELQKIDLLLQKGQYKEALQKGKDLIQTEISEEDKSSLKNLLSVIEKKIKSESDNLADRIFNNTGEINFTTDEATEGEDAESSSTGTFAFPGDVLNDASKYQEYVNVEKEVLASGNPDNVYTLSTIYMKSGLYERAMNLGLKTKDVRTVYNSALGARLIGKYDIAIKQYQKVLSINPSHLNSLLGLGLSYRGRGDKQNAIKYLQKYLNAGGTNPNVSKTIQYLSR from the coding sequence ATGAAAAAGATTTTATTAGCTTTTCTAATGTTTCCTTTATTTTTAAGAGGAGATTTTTTAGAAGAATTACAAAAAATAGATTTGTTATTACAAAAAGGACAGTATAAAGAAGCACTTCAAAAAGGTAAAGACTTAATTCAAACAGAAATAAGTGAAGAAGATAAATCTTCTTTAAAAAATCTATTATCGGTTATTGAAAAAAAGATTAAATCAGAGTCTGATAACTTAGCAGATAGAATCTTTAACAATACTGGTGAGATTAATTTTACTACAGATGAAGCTACTGAAGGTGAAGACGCAGAAAGTAGTTCTACGGGAACATTTGCTTTCCCTGGAGATGTTTTAAATGATGCTTCAAAATATCAAGAATATGTAAATGTAGAAAAAGAAGTTTTAGCAAGTGGTAATCCTGATAATGTATATACTTTATCAACTATATATATGAAAAGTGGACTATATGAAAGAGCTATGAATCTTGGTTTAAAAACTAAAGATGTAAGAACTGTATATAACTCTGCATTAGGTGCTAGATTAATAGGTAAATATGATATAGCAATAAAACAATATCAAAAAGTTTTATCAATTAATCCTTCACATCTTAATTCATTATTAGGGTTAGGGCTTTCATATAGAGGAAGAGGGGATAAACAAAATGCAATAAAATATCTACAAAAATACTTGAATGCTGGTGGAACTAATCCAAATGTTTCAAAAACTATACAATATTTAAGTAGGTAG